GGCGCGCGCGCGCGAGCTGGTGGTGCTGCGCGAGCTCGACTTCGAGGCGCCGCCGCTCGTGGCCGACGAGGCCCAGATTCGCTTCGCGTTCGGCGCGCTCCTCGACCGCGCGCTGCGGCTGGTGCCGCGCGGCGGCGACGTGTATCTGGGCAGCGCGTGGGCCCGCAAGCGCGACGAGGGCGCGTCGGGTCATCGCGTGCTGCTCCGCTTCCACAGTCCCGAAGACGTGCTCGCGAGTCCGACCGGCGATTCTGAAGACGCTTTCATCGAAGTCGTGATGGCGCGCCAGATCGTCGCCCGCGCGGGCGGCACCTTCGCCGTCGACGCCAGCGGGCCGCAGGACAACGTGATTCTGGTCGAGCTCCCCGGCTAGCCCCACACGCTCTTCGGGAATGCTAGCGTCGGTGGGTTGGGTCTACGTCCACTTTCGAAGAGACTCGACGCCGTCGTGGTCGACGCCGCCGCCGAGCTGGGCGCGCTCGCCGTGCGCTATGCGCCCGTGCGCGGCTGGCCGAAGGAGCTCGTCGACCGGATTCCGCTCGAGCCCGTCGGCGAGCTGGCATACGTGGCCGGTGTTGGCCGCTGGCTGCGCATGCTGCGCGCGGCGCGCGTGCGCGTCGAGGGCGATCCGTACGAGCTGTGTCGCGATGTCGACCGGGCGGCCGAGCTGGCGCGGCGCTGCATCGGCACCACGATGCGACTTCGGGTCATGCGGCGACTCGAGCGGTCACTCACGCTCTGGACCGACAGTGGCGTGCAGCATTTCGACGCCGTGATCGACTTCACAGAGAGCGCCGACGGACTCTGGATCCGGCGCCGCGGCGGCGGACCGCTGCTCCACGTCGCGCGCGAGACGCTGATTCGTTTCGAGTCCGCGGTGCAGGAGCACTTGGAGGTCGTTTCCGTCGACGGATCGCGGCGCTGTGCATGACATGTGCGCCGAATTCGCTTGCATGCGCACCCGCAACCTGATCTAAATGCAGTGCGGGTTGCTGCTGCCCCGCGCCGGTCCGGGTCCTTCATCGGGGGGTGGAAGGTCCGAGAGTGGCTGCGGGGCAGCACCCCGCATCGTGCCGCGCCCGCATCGTTCGGACACGCGCTACCTTTCCGGGCCTTCGGAGGTTCCAACGTGTTCGGCATCGGAATGCCCGAGTTGCTGGTCATCCTGGTCGTGGCGCTCATCGTGCTCGGCCCCAAGCGCCTGCCCGAGATCGCGCGCTCACTCGGGAAAGGCATGGCGGAGTTCCGCAAGGCGTCGACGGAGTTCCAGCGCACGCTCAGCGCGTCGCTGGAAGAGACTCCGCCAGTGACTCCGCCGCGCGCCGCGGCCCCGGCGCCCGCGTCGGTCACTCCGGCCGCCGCGCCGGCCAGCCCGCCCGCCGATGCCGCGCCCGAGAAGCGAAACGATGGATGACACTCCGCGGCCGATCCTCGATCACCTCGAGGAGCTGCGGTGGCGCCTCATCTGGGTCTTCGGGATCTGGGCCGTAGCGACCATCGTCGCCACCTTCTGGGCGAAGGAGCTGTTCGCGATCCTGATGGCACCCGCCGTACACGCGGTGACCGCCTCGGGTCACACGCTGATCGCCGTGTCCCCCAGCGAGCTCTTCATGACCTACCTGAAGACCGCCATCCTCGCGGGCTTCCTCGTGGCCATGCCGGTCGCCCTGTGGCACCTGTGGGCCTTCGTCGCGCCTGGCCTCTACGAGAGCGAGCGGCGCATGGCGCTGCCCTTCGTGGTCTCGACCTCGGCCTTGTTCGTGCTGGGCTGTGCCTTCGCCTACTTCTTCGCGTTCCCGGTCATGTTCGGCTACTTCGTGTCGCTCGAGGCGGACTTCGTGCACACGGCCTGGACCACCGAGGCGGTGTTCAGCTCCTGCTCCTGGATGTACCTGGCGTTCGGGCTCTCCTTCCAGCTGCCGATCGTGCTGGTCTCGCTCGCGGTCGCCGGAGTCGTCACGCCGCAGTGGCTCGCGTCGCAGCGCAAGTACGCGATCCTGATCGCCTTCATCGCCGGCGCGATCCTGACCCCGTCGCCCGACGCGACGAGTCAGCTGATCCTCTCCGTGCCGCTCTGCCTCTTGTACGAGGTCTCGATCTGGGTCGCGCGCCTGATCGTGCGCCGGAAGGCCGCGGCGCCGAGCCTGCTGCCGGTCGCGAGCGAACGGGACGGCTGATGCCCCCGCAGCGGCTGCTCGCCGTGCTGCTCGACATGGGCGGCGTGCTGCTCCCCGAGCTGCAGAGCTACGAGCGCGCGGGGCGCGACCCGGGGTTTCTGGCCGCGCTGCGCGAGCAGGGGGTCGACGAGCCGGAGAAGCTCGTCGCCGGGCTCGCGATCCGGCTGCGCGACGCCTACCGCGCGCTCGAGAGTGAGTGCGGACAGCCCGACCTGGACGAGGTGTTTCGCGACTGCACGCCACGAGTGCGCGCGCTGGTGCTCGGCGCCTTCAAGCGTGAGTCCTCTCCGCCGCCCTACGCGCACGCGCGCGAGGTCGTGGCGCAGCTCGCGCGGCGCTACCGGCTGGGGCTCGTCTCGAACAACGCCATCCCCGGCGGTCACGAGGCCGCGGTGCTGCGCCGCACCGGTCTCTTGCGCCACTTCGGCTGCGCCGTCTGGTCCGCAGAGTTCGGCCGGCGCAAGCCCGACCCCGGCATGCTGCTCCACGTGCTGGACACACTCCGCGTTCCGCGCGAGCGCGCCATCTTCGTCGGCGACAAGCTGCGCACCGACGTGGCGGCCGCGCGCGCCGCGGGTGTGCGCTCGGTGTATCTGCGCAAGCGCGGCGCGCCTTACGCGAGCAGCCCACTTCGGCCCGACTTCACGATCGGCGACCTGCGCGCGCTGCCGGGGCTGCTGCGGTCTCTGGGCTAGGCGACGCGCCCGACGAAGTGACTGCGGAAGCGCTCGGCGTCGACGGAGGTCGCGCAGCGCATCGGGAAGGTCGAGCGCGTGGGCGCCAGCCGCTCGATGGTCCGGAACACGCCGTCGACGATCGCGGGCTCGATCTCGAGTGTCTCGAAGCCGCAGAACGACTCGTCGTAGGCGCAGGCCAGGGTGAGCGGGTCGTGCAGGAAGGCGGCGTTGTCGAAGCCGTCGCCCGGCTCGGGGTCGAGGAGCCGCCGCTGCACCGGCGTCCACAGCCGCACCGCGCGCGCGAGCGCAGCCTGGAGCTCCGAGCCGGACTTCTCGAGCCGCACGACGTCCTCGTCGCGCAGCCAGGTCTGCAGCGTGACGTCGGCGGTGACCAGCCGGGTCGGAATTCCCGAGCGCAGAACCGAGAGCGACGCGTGCGGGTCCGAGCACAGGTTGTAGTCGACGCCGAACGGGAATACGCGGCCGCGGTAGGCGACCTGGCGCAGGTGACCGCCCATCACGGTGAGTCGCCCGACGCGCGCCGCGAAGTCCGGGTCCTTGGCCAGCGCCAGGGCCAGATTGGTGAGCGGACCGACGGCGACGATCTCGAGCCCCGGCCAGCGCTCGGAGAGCGCGAGCAGCGCATCGGCGCCGTGCATCGGCTCGATCGCAGGCTCGAGCCCGGGCTCCAGGATCCCCAGCCCCTCGTGACCGAACCAGTTGTAGCCCGGCCCGCCCAGCAGCGGCGTGCGGCAGCCGGCATAGACGGGAATCTGCGGCGCGCCCGCGAGCTCGACCAGCCGGCGCGCGATCTGCGCGCGCAAGCGCGACTCGCGGCCCACGCAAGTGACTCCCACGAGCTCGAGCTCGGGCGCGGCGAGCGCCAGGGCGAGACACAGCGCGTCGTCGGCGTCCGACCCCATGTCGGTGTCGAGCACGATGCGGCGGCGCGCGCTCACGGCTTGGGCGCGGGTCGCGCGAACTCGGTCTCGATGAAGCTCGTGTCGAACTCGCCCGAGAGGAACTTCGCGTTCTCGAGCACGCGGCGGTGGAAGGGCAGCGAGGTCTTCGGGCCCTCGATCGCGTACTCGTGCAGCGCGCGGCGCGCGCGTGCGATCGCCTCTTCGCGGTCGGCACCCCAGCAGCACAGCTTCGCGAGCAGCGGGTCGTAGTACACGCTCACTTCCGAGCCTGCGGCGACGCCCGAGTCGACGCGCACGCCGGGTCCCTCGGGCGCGCGGTAGCCCGTGATCTTTCCCGGCGAAGGCAGGAAGCTCTTGTCGGGATCCTCGGCGTAGATGCGCAGCTCGATCGCCCAGCCGCGGATGCCCACGTCGTCCTGGCGGAAGCCGATCGGCTCGCCGGCCGCGATGCGGATGCCGGTCTTCACGATGTCGATGCCGGTGACCAGCTCGGTGACCGGGTGCTCGACCTGCACGCGCGTGTTCATCTCGAGGAAATAGAAGCTTCCCTTCGCGTCGACGAGAAACTCGACCGTGCCCGCGCCCCGGTAGCCGACGGCGCGCGCAGCCGCGACCGCGGCGCGGCCCATGTCTTCGCGCAGCTTGGGCGTCATGCCGTTCGCGGGCGCCTCTTCGATCAGCTTCTGGTGCCGGCGCTGGATCGAGCACTCGCGCTCGCACAGGTGCAGCACGTTGCCGAACGAGTCACCGAGCACCTGGATCTCGATGTGTCTCGGGCCGTCGACGATCTTCTCCAGGTAGATCCCGTCGTCGGCGAAGGCGGACTTGGCCTCGGAGCGCGCGCGCTTCAGCGCGGCGGCGAGCTCCGACTCCTGTGACACCCGCCGCAGGCCGCGGCCGCCGCCGCCCGCGCTCGCCTTCACCATGACCGGGAAGCCGAGCTCGCGCGCGACCGCCAGCACCTGGTCGTCGCCCAGTCTCTCGATCGCGCCCGGCACGACCGGCACCTTGGCCGCCTGCATGCGCTGGCGCGAGATCACCTTGTCGCCCATGGCCGCGATCGTTGCGGGCGTGGGGCCGATGAAGGTGAGCTTCGCGTCGGCGCAGGCCTGCGCGAAGTCGGCGTTCTCGGACAGGAAGCCGTAGCCGGGGTGCACGGCGTCGGCGCCGCAGGCGCGCGCGATCTCGACGATGCGCGCGACGTCGAGGTAGCTCTGCGCGGCGGGCGGCGGCCCGCACGGGTGCGCCTCGTCGGCGTGGCGCACGTGCACGGCGTCGCGGTCGACCTCGGAGTAGATCGCGGCCGAGCGCACGCCGAGCTCGCGGCAGGCCCGCGCGATGCGCACCGCGATCTCCCCGCGGTTCGCGATCAGCACCTTCTGGAACGGCGGGGCGCGGCGCGCAGCCGGAGACAGCGTCAGTACTCCTTCTGCGCCTGCAGCACCGTGATCGCGGTGAGATTCACGATGTCGTCGACCGTTGCGGTCGGTTGCAGTGAGTTCACCGGCGAGCGCATACCCATGAGGATCGGCCCGACCACGGTCGCGCCGCCGATCGTGCCCATGAGCCGGGTCGAGATGTGCGCCGAGTCCAGGTTCGGGAAGATCAGCACGTTGGCCTCGCCCTTGATCTCGGCGAAGCCGAAGCGCGACGCGCGCCGCTCGGGGTCGAGCGCGATGTCGGCGTGCATCTCGCCGTCGATCTTCAGGTCCTTCCAGCGTTCGCGCGCCAGGTCGACCGCGCGCGCCAGCTTCTCGGTGCGCTCGTTGCGCACGCTGCCCCAGTTCGAGAACGAGAGCACCGCCACGGTCGGGTCGAAGCCGAACCAGCGCGCGGTCTCGGCGCCCAGGCCCGCGATCTCGGCCAGCTCTTCGGCGCTGGGATCGATGTTCACCGAGCCGTCGGCGAAGAACACCACGCGGTCCTTCTGGATCACCACGTACACGCCTGCGGCCACCGAGTGACCCTCGGCCAGCCCGACGATCTCGAGCGAGGGCCGCACCGATTCGGAGTAGCTCTTGGTGAGTCCCGCGACGAGCCCGTGCGCGTCGCCCATGCGCACCATCATCACGCCGAAGTAGCCGCGCCGGCCCAGCAGGCGCTCGGCGTCGCGGTCGGTGACTCCCTTGCGCCGCCGCAGGCTGACCAGCTCCTTGCGGTAGTAGACGAGCTTCTCACTCGTGCGCGGATCGACGATCGGCACGCCGTCGAGGTCGACGCCGAGCTCGGCGGCCTTGGCGCGCACCTCGGTCGCGCTGCCGATCAGGATCGGGTCGCAGATCTCCTCCTGGCGCAGGATCTGGATCGCGCGC
This DNA window, taken from Myxococcota bacterium, encodes the following:
- a CDS encoding TatA/E family twin arginine-targeting protein translocase: MFGIGMPELLVILVVALIVLGPKRLPEIARSLGKGMAEFRKASTEFQRTLSASLEETPPVTPPRAAAPAPASVTPAAAPASPPADAAPEKRNDG
- the tatC gene encoding twin-arginine translocase subunit TatC, whose product is MDDTPRPILDHLEELRWRLIWVFGIWAVATIVATFWAKELFAILMAPAVHAVTASGHTLIAVSPSELFMTYLKTAILAGFLVAMPVALWHLWAFVAPGLYESERRMALPFVVSTSALFVLGCAFAYFFAFPVMFGYFVSLEADFVHTAWTTEAVFSSCSWMYLAFGLSFQLPIVLVSLAVAGVVTPQWLASQRKYAILIAFIAGAILTPSPDATSQLILSVPLCLLYEVSIWVARLIVRRKAAAPSLLPVASERDG
- a CDS encoding HAD family hydrolase encodes the protein MPPQRLLAVLLDMGGVLLPELQSYERAGRDPGFLAALREQGVDEPEKLVAGLAIRLRDAYRALESECGQPDLDEVFRDCTPRVRALVLGAFKRESSPPPYAHAREVVAQLARRYRLGLVSNNAIPGGHEAAVLRRTGLLRHFGCAVWSAEFGRRKPDPGMLLHVLDTLRVPRERAIFVGDKLRTDVAAARAAGVRSVYLRKRGAPYASSPLRPDFTIGDLRALPGLLRSLG
- a CDS encoding nucleoside hydrolase; protein product: MSARRRIVLDTDMGSDADDALCLALALAAPELELVGVTCVGRESRLRAQIARRLVELAGAPQIPVYAGCRTPLLGGPGYNWFGHEGLGILEPGLEPAIEPMHGADALLALSERWPGLEIVAVGPLTNLALALAKDPDFAARVGRLTVMGGHLRQVAYRGRVFPFGVDYNLCSDPHASLSVLRSGIPTRLVTADVTLQTWLRDEDVVRLEKSGSELQAALARAVRLWTPVQRRLLDPEPGDGFDNAAFLHDPLTLACAYDESFCGFETLEIEPAIVDGVFRTIERLAPTRSTFPMRCATSVDAERFRSHFVGRVA
- the accC gene encoding acetyl-CoA carboxylase biotin carboxylase subunit, whose amino-acid sequence is MLIANRGEIAVRIARACRELGVRSAAIYSEVDRDAVHVRHADEAHPCGPPPAAQSYLDVARIVEIARACGADAVHPGYGFLSENADFAQACADAKLTFIGPTPATIAAMGDKVISRQRMQAAKVPVVPGAIERLGDDQVLAVARELGFPVMVKASAGGGGRGLRRVSQESELAAALKRARSEAKSAFADDGIYLEKIVDGPRHIEIQVLGDSFGNVLHLCERECSIQRRHQKLIEEAPANGMTPKLREDMGRAAVAAARAVGYRGAGTVEFLVDAKGSFYFLEMNTRVQVEHPVTELVTGIDIVKTGIRIAAGEPIGFRQDDVGIRGWAIELRIYAEDPDKSFLPSPGKITGYRAPEGPGVRVDSGVAAGSEVSVYYDPLLAKLCCWGADREEAIARARRALHEYAIEGPKTSLPFHRRVLENAKFLSGEFDTSFIETEFARPAPKP